The following proteins are co-located in the Phyllostomus discolor isolate MPI-MPIP mPhyDis1 chromosome 1, mPhyDis1.pri.v3, whole genome shotgun sequence genome:
- the FBXO34 gene encoding F-box only protein 34 has translation MHLKPYWNLQKKAQPLEISKETLRTPMSHQEPIHDEKCKALSMKSGVFPSTSPGKASSRKPFGILSPNVLCSMSGKSPVESSLNVKTKQNAPPATIHQGEEGEGPLDIWAVVKPGNTKEKIAFFAAHQCSNRVGSMKIKSSWDIDGRATKRRKKSGDLKEAKTQLERMREGSSRCFEPEPFACGIEHCSVHYVSDSGDGVCAGRPLSVIQMVAFLEQRASAALLAGCAKNCSNSPAMVRISEHSRGVPPASEPLSAPGACEEPTERGNPEGGEPQSEPVRVLDMVARLESECLKRQSQREPGSLSRNNSFRRNVGRVLLANGTQADEDKANKGALETPGTQVNPVGSVSVDCGPSRADHCSFKGKQAWDGAPRGCPSLPAGVGFHVDRAELEPDQHTAVKNSSRYDVEMTEEIESPFPPQTCPQAIELPTDAINCMSRELAPQNPDQRRKESVCISITVSKVEEDQPSNLKSCEDPLPGRLFFLPRGQQKSDCSQLNESTTEESSEASQLADAAEGGGVSDGKSVSADSFGPTPASPVESTVPVLEVSSWKKQVSHDFLETRFKIQQLLEPQQYMAFLPHHIMVKIFRLLPTKSLVALKCTCCYFKFIIEYYNIRPADSRWVRDPRYREDPCKQCKKKYVKGDVSLCRWHPKPYCQALPYGPGYWMCCHRSQKGFPGCKLGLHDNHWVPACHSFNRAIHKKAKGTETEEEY, from the coding sequence ATGCACCTAAAACCATATTGGAATCTGCAGAAGAAAGCACAACCTCTGGAAATTAGCAAGGAAACTCTGAGAACTCCCATGAGCCACCAAGAGCCTATACATGATGAAAAATGCAAAGCTCTCTCCATGAAATCAGGTGTCTTTCCTTCCACCTCTCCTGGTAAAGCATCATCTCGAAAGCCTTTTGGGATTCTTTCTCCAAATGTTCTGTGCAGTATGAGTGGGAAGAGTCCTGTAGAGAGCAGCTTGAATGTTAAAACCAAGCAGAATGCACCACCTGCAACAATCCACCAGGgcgaagaaggggaagggccactTGATATCTGGGCTGTGGTGAAACCAGGAAATACCAAGGAGAAAATTGCATTCTTTGCAGCCCACCAGTGTAGCAATAGGGTAGgatctatgaaaataaaaagctcctgggATATTGATGGGAGAGCtactaaaagaaggaaaaaatcaggAGACCTTAAAGAAGCCAAGACACAATTAGAAAGGATGAGGGAAGGCAGCAGCAGGTGCTTTGAGCCTGAGCCTTTCGCATGTGGCATTGAACACTGTTCCGTGCATTATGTGAGTGACAGTGGGGATGGTGTCTGTGCTGGGAGGCCCCTGTCAGTCATACAGATGGTTGCCTTCCTGGAGCAAAGAGCCAGCGCTGCTCTGCTAGCTGGTTGTGCGAAAAACTGCAGTAATTCACCCGCCATGGTGAGGATTTCTGAGCACTCCAGAGGTGTGCCACCAGCCTCTGAGCCCTTGTCTGCCCCAGGAGCTTGTGAAGAACCCACGGAAAGGGGAAATCCTGAGGGTGGTGAACCCCAGAGTGAGCCAGTCCGTGTCCTCGACATGGTAGCCAGGCTGGAGTCTGAGTGCCTGAAGCGGCAGAGCCAGCGTGAGCCTGGGAGCCTCTCGAGGAACAACAGCTTCCGTCGAAATGTAGGCCGGGTGTTGCTTGCGAATGGCACTCAGGCTGATGAAGACAAAGCAAACAAAGGCGCTTTGGAGACACCTGGCACTCAGGTGAATCCTGTGGGGTCTGTATCTGTGGACTGTGGCCCATCTAGAGCTGACCATTGTTCTTTTAAGGGGAAGCAGGCTTGGGATGGGGCTCCTCGGGGCTGTCCATCATTGCCAGCAGGTGTGGGTTTCCACGTGGATAGAGCAGAATTAGAGCCAGATCAGCACactgctgtgaaaaacagcagtCGATATGATGTAGAAATGACAGAGGAAATTGAGTCACCTTTTCCTCCTCAAACCTGTCCCCAAGCCATTGAGTTGCCCACAGATGCTATTAATTGCATGAGTAGAGAGCTCGCACCACAAAACcctgatcagagaagaaaagagtCCGTGTGCATTAGCATCACTGTATCCAAGGTGGAGGAGGACCAACCTTCTAATTTAAAGTCCTGTGAAGACCCACTTCCAGGGAGGTTGTTTTTTTTGCCCCGAGGTCAGCAAAAGTCAGACTGTTCTCAGCTGAATGAAAGCACAACAGAAGAGTCTTCAGAGGCCAGCCAGCTTGCAGATGCTGCTGAGGGTGGCGGAGTGTCTGATGGAAAAAGTGTTTCAGCCGATTCATTTGGGCCAACGCCAGCCTCCCCCGTGGAAAGTACAGTGCCGGTACTTGAGGTGTCCAGCTGGAAGAAGCAGGTGTCTCATGACTTTCTGGAGACAAGGTTTAAAATCCAGCAGCTTTTGGAGCCTCAGCAATACATGGCTTTCCTGCCCCACCACATTATGGTGAAAATCTTCAGGTTACTCCCCACCAAGAGTTTAGTGGCTCTTAAGTGTACCTGCTGCTATTTCAAGTTTATCATTGAATACTACAACATCAGGCCAGCAGATTCTCGCTGGGTTCGAGACCCACGCTACAGAGAGGATCCTTGTAAGCAGTGCAAGAAGAAATATGTGAAAGGGGACGTGTCCCTGTGCCGGTGGCACCCCAAGCCCTATTGCCAGGCATTGCCCTATGGGCCAGGATACTGGATGTGCTGCCACCGCTCTCAGAAGGGTTTCCCTGGCTGTAAGCTGGGTCTTCACGACAATCACTGGGTCCCTGCATGCCACAGCTTTAATCGGGCAATCCATAAGAAAGCAAAAGGGACTGAAACTGAAGAGGAATACTGA